A genomic window from Clostridium cylindrosporum DSM 605 includes:
- a CDS encoding MATE family efflux transporter — protein MSLDMRRGNPTKLMLKFAFPMLIGNVFQQLYNMVDSIVVGRFIGKEALAAVGSSFSLMNFITLLIIGLCIGSSIVISQYFGAEDYKNLKGSVSTSIIFILGLTIFLTIITVVFTKPLLILIKTPPEILNSATSYLSIIFAGLIFTSLYNISASLLRAVGDSVTPLYFLIIASVINVVLDLVFIINFNMGVDGAAYATVIAQAVSSILCLIYAFSKVPIFTMKIGEFVFDKSLFSTIARFSILSSMQQSIMAIGMVAVQGRVNIFGSDVIAAYTAAVKVDSLAYLPVQDFGNAFSTYVAQNIGGGKLDRIKKGVVSSVKIIIAFCTIASIIIFSFSEYFMRMFVDSSEINVIQTGVDYISVVGIFYVLIGFLFMFYGFFRGVGSLNMSIILTVISLGTRVLMAYSLSAIPFIGEKGIWWSIPIGWILADIVGFIVYKKGKWQLIIKNNKISINGNTK, from the coding sequence ATGTCACTTGATATGAGGAGAGGTAATCCAACTAAGCTTATGCTAAAGTTTGCATTTCCTATGTTGATAGGGAATGTGTTTCAGCAATTATATAACATGGTTGATTCTATTGTTGTTGGAAGATTCATAGGAAAAGAAGCCCTTGCTGCTGTTGGCTCATCATTTTCCCTTATGAACTTTATAACCCTACTTATCATAGGACTATGTATAGGTAGTTCAATAGTTATATCCCAGTACTTTGGTGCTGAGGATTATAAGAATTTAAAAGGTTCAGTATCAACCTCTATTATATTTATACTTGGCCTTACTATATTCCTAACAATTATAACTGTTGTATTTACTAAGCCGCTTTTGATACTAATTAAAACACCTCCTGAGATATTAAATAGCGCAACCTCCTACCTTAGTATAATATTTGCTGGATTAATATTTACATCACTATATAATATATCTGCATCATTGCTTAGAGCAGTTGGGGACTCGGTAACCCCTTTGTATTTTCTAATTATCGCATCTGTTATCAATGTAGTACTAGACCTAGTATTCATTATAAACTTCAATATGGGTGTAGATGGTGCTGCATATGCAACTGTTATTGCTCAGGCTGTTTCCTCTATACTTTGCTTAATATATGCATTTTCTAAGGTTCCAATTTTCACGATGAAAATAGGAGAATTTGTATTTGATAAGTCACTATTTTCTACTATAGCGAGATTTAGTATTTTATCATCTATGCAGCAGTCCATTATGGCTATAGGAATGGTAGCTGTACAGGGACGTGTAAACATCTTCGGCTCCGATGTAATAGCCGCATATACTGCAGCAGTCAAGGTTGACTCACTTGCATACCTTCCTGTTCAAGACTTTGGAAATGCATTTTCTACCTATGTAGCTCAAAACATAGGAGGAGGCAAACTAGATAGAATAAAAAAAGGTGTAGTCTCATCAGTTAAGATAATTATAGCCTTTTGTACTATAGCATCTATAATCATATTCTCATTTTCTGAGTATTTTATGAGAATGTTTGTAGATTCTAGTGAAATAAATGTAATACAAACAGGTGTAGATTATATATCTGTAGTTGGAATCTTTTATGTCCTAATAGGGTTCCTATTTATGTTCTATGGATTTTTTAGAGGGGTTGGAAGTCTTAATATGTCTATTATCCTCACTGTAATATCACTTGGTACTAGGGTTCTAATGGCATATTCTCTTTCTGCTATTCCTTTCATTGGAGAAAAGGGCATATGGTGGTCTATACCTATTGGATGGATACTCGCAGATATTGTAGGATTTATAGTTTATAAAAAAGGTAAATGGCAATTAATCATTAAAAACAATAAAATATCTATAAATGGTAATACTAAATAA
- a CDS encoding LysR family transcriptional regulator has product MDIKQLRYFVAIVEEGQITAAAKRLHMTQPPLSQQLSIMEEELGTRLFHKVGKRLELTDAGEALYRNAINIVNLMEESNKEVKEIGKGDRGKLLIGVNTLSHYKLSSVLRRFQERHPEVSYKVQQNESGQLCKLLKEREIELAIVRFPVDLKNFSAFYFKEDPFYFVTSNKLALQGNKVSYEDIKEFPLILPSTDGLGLYNMILEQFSSRELEANVICECSDILVLLELVSESFGGTIIPESVLKIHKGYNLKKYKIDDDAFTSSSGVIWLKDRYLSMASRNFIKLLREIHEA; this is encoded by the coding sequence ATGGATATTAAACAATTACGTTATTTTGTTGCTATAGTAGAGGAAGGGCAAATAACAGCTGCAGCTAAAAGACTACATATGACTCAGCCACCTTTAAGTCAGCAGTTAAGTATAATGGAAGAGGAGCTTGGTACCCGTTTATTTCACAAGGTAGGAAAGAGGCTAGAGCTTACAGATGCAGGGGAAGCACTGTATAGAAATGCTATAAACATAGTAAATCTTATGGAAGAATCAAATAAAGAAGTAAAGGAAATAGGAAAAGGGGATAGGGGTAAACTACTAATAGGGGTGAATACACTTTCCCACTATAAGCTTTCAAGTGTGCTTAGAAGATTTCAAGAAAGGCATCCTGAGGTTTCCTATAAGGTGCAACAAAATGAATCAGGTCAGCTATGTAAGTTATTGAAGGAAAGGGAGATAGAACTTGCTATAGTTCGTTTTCCAGTCGACTTAAAGAACTTTTCTGCCTTTTACTTTAAGGAGGATCCATTTTATTTTGTAACATCTAATAAGTTGGCCCTGCAAGGGAATAAGGTATCCTATGAGGATATAAAGGAGTTTCCTCTAATACTTCCAAGTACCGATGGGCTTGGACTTTATAATATGATTTTAGAGCAGTTTTCAAGTAGAGAATTAGAGGCAAATGTAATATGTGAGTGCTCTGATATATTAGTTTTACTAGAGTTAGTATCAGAGAGCTTCGGAGGAACTATAATTCCTGAGTCAGTACTTAAAATCCATAAAGGTTATAATTTAAAGAAATATAAAATAGATGATGATGCTTTCACCTCATCATCAGGAGTGATTTGGTTAAAGGATCGTTATCTATCTATGGCATCAAGAAACTTTATAAAACTTCTAAGGGAAATACACGAAGCATAG
- a CDS encoding nitroreductase family protein, protein MMKVDIEKCIGCKQCVRDCFPGDIKVDNGKAEIRNVACFKCGHCIAVCPTGAISTDDYKMEDVVEYNEEKFNIDSDTLLNFIKFRRSIRHFKDKDVEKEKLEKIIEAGRFTQTGSNSQGVSYVVVKDKLEDLKEIVLRRLSILGEEILNNLNSETIKYKRYAMMWQQMYKDYKENPKAGDKVFFNAPAVILVISDSPVDAALASSNMELMTNALGLGTFFSGFLVRAAIDNQELVDLLGLKPSDKIVTSMVIGYPDIKFKRTVPRKDASILWK, encoded by the coding sequence ATGATGAAGGTTGATATTGAAAAATGTATTGGATGTAAACAATGTGTAAGAGATTGCTTTCCAGGGGACATTAAGGTTGATAATGGCAAAGCAGAGATTAGAAATGTTGCCTGCTTTAAATGTGGGCACTGTATAGCTGTTTGCCCAACAGGAGCAATTTCAACAGATGATTATAAAATGGAAGACGTTGTAGAATATAATGAAGAAAAGTTTAACATAGACTCAGATACTCTGCTTAATTTTATTAAGTTTAGAAGAAGTATAAGACATTTCAAGGACAAGGATGTTGAAAAGGAAAAGCTTGAAAAGATAATAGAAGCAGGACGTTTTACTCAAACAGGTAGTAATAGTCAAGGGGTATCCTATGTAGTAGTAAAGGATAAATTAGAAGACTTAAAGGAAATCGTATTAAGAAGACTTAGTATTTTAGGTGAAGAAATACTAAATAATTTAAATTCCGAGACTATAAAATATAAAAGATATGCAATGATGTGGCAACAAATGTATAAGGATTATAAGGAAAATCCAAAGGCTGGAGATAAAGTATTCTTCAATGCACCAGCTGTAATACTTGTAATTTCAGACTCCCCAGTTGATGCAGCACTTGCATCATCAAACATGGAACTTATGACAAATGCACTTGGCCTTGGTACATTCTTTAGTGGATTCCTAGTAAGAGCTGCTATAGATAATCAAGAGTTAGTTGATCTACTAGGACTTAAGCCAAGTGATAAAATAGTAACCTCTATGGTTATAGGATATCCAGATATAAAGTTTAAAAGAACGGTACCTAGAAAAGATGCATCTATATTATGGAAATAA
- a CDS encoding YeeE/YedE thiosulfate transporter family protein: MSEVKASINRKPKKKRINQIPFGVALFICIIGAGYFIANSSPKAALMWTFGVILGFTLQRSRFCFTASLRDPVLTGSTSLTKAVVIAIAVATVGFAAIQYGAELKNIAVPGNISPVGIHIVIGAVMFGIGMVIAGGCASGTLMRVGEGFLMQILALVFFIIGSLWGAKDFGWWKSTFMPKKGIFLPEVIGWVPALLLQFGLLLAIYIFADWFGNRKSNQ, translated from the coding sequence ATGTCAGAGGTTAAAGCTTCAATTAATAGAAAGCCTAAAAAGAAAAGGATTAATCAGATTCCATTTGGAGTTGCATTATTTATATGTATTATAGGAGCAGGATACTTTATTGCAAACAGTTCACCTAAAGCTGCTTTGATGTGGACATTCGGAGTTATTTTAGGATTTACACTACAAAGGTCAAGGTTCTGTTTCACCGCTTCATTACGTGATCCTGTTTTAACAGGAAGCACATCATTAACAAAGGCGGTTGTAATTGCTATTGCAGTTGCTACAGTAGGATTTGCAGCTATCCAATATGGTGCTGAGCTAAAGAATATAGCTGTACCTGGCAATATTTCGCCGGTTGGTATTCATATAGTTATAGGGGCTGTAATGTTTGGTATAGGTATGGTAATCGCTGGGGGATGTGCCTCTGGAACTCTTATGAGAGTAGGAGAAGGATTCCTTATGCAAATACTTGCCTTAGTGTTTTTTATAATAGGGTCACTTTGGGGAGCAAAGGACTTTGGATGGTGGAAAAGCACATTTATGCCTAAAAAGGGTATATTCCTTCCTGAAGTTATAGGATGGGTACCAGCTTTACTTCTACAGTTCGGACTATTACTTGCAATATATATATTTGCGGACTGGTTTGGAAACAGAAAGTCAAACCAATAA
- a CDS encoding sulfurtransferase TusA family protein, producing MSEHRLDCLGEACPVPLIKTQKKFSTLNVGDVLIVEIDHSCAMKNVPEWARKEGYNVEIEEVDDGQWEVYIEKNK from the coding sequence ATGTCAGAACATAGATTAGATTGTTTAGGAGAGGCATGTCCAGTGCCATTAATAAAGACTCAAAAGAAATTTAGCACTTTAAATGTTGGAGATGTACTTATAGTTGAAATTGACCATAGCTGTGCTATGAAAAACGTACCAGAATGGGCAAGAAAAGAAGGATACAATGTGGAAATCGAAGAAGTTGACGATGGACAATGGGAAGTATATATAGAAAAAAATAAATAA
- a CDS encoding YeeE/YedE thiosulfate transporter family protein, whose amino-acid sequence MDIRNNSYYKKLLKDPWTYTTGAVILGIINIAMFASTSKAWGVTTPFSYWGAWIYKALGGHPENWVYFQQKAHAAAIAKGFFNDMHSVSNIGIIAGASLATLLASQFKIKKIKSWKQVVAAILGGLLMGYGARISFGCNIGALFSGVASMSLHGWLYWIFIFLGAWIGSKLLVKYFI is encoded by the coding sequence GTGGATATTAGAAATAATTCTTATTATAAAAAATTATTAAAGGATCCATGGACATATACAACTGGAGCTGTAATACTAGGTATTATAAATATAGCTATGTTTGCTTCAACTAGTAAGGCATGGGGAGTAACAACTCCATTTTCTTATTGGGGAGCTTGGATATATAAGGCACTTGGTGGCCATCCTGAAAATTGGGTGTATTTTCAACAAAAAGCTCATGCAGCGGCTATTGCTAAAGGATTCTTTAATGATATGCACTCAGTATCAAATATAGGTATAATAGCAGGAGCATCTTTAGCTACATTGCTGGCTTCACAGTTTAAAATTAAAAAGATAAAATCATGGAAGCAGGTTGTAGCTGCAATTCTAGGTGGTTTGCTTATGGGATACGGTGCAAGAATTTCCTTTGGATGTAATATTGGAGCCTTATTTAGTGGAGTAGCGTCAATGTCTCTTCACGGATGGCTATACTGGATATTTATATTCCTTGGTGCTTGGATTGGAAGCAAGCTTTTAGTTAAATATTTTATATAG
- a CDS encoding FAD-dependent oxidoreductase, with protein MEKKHEYYDAVIIGGGASGLTSAIYCGRAKLKTLLIEKSLVGGLATYTNEIANYPGFPGGITGTELMNLFHKQAKEFGVNFKLTDVKKVQLEGKDKLVETFRVVYHAKSVIISTGGKPRLTQAKNEENFLYDRGISFCATCDAAYNTDKTVMVIGSGDAAIEEGIFLTKFASKVIVSVVHDEGIMDANKIAQEQALKNPRMEFKWNTTVDSFEGEERLNAVVLKNVKTGEIDKVEVDGCFLFIGYVPNTEIFEGQINLSPQGNIITNEKMETNLEGVFAIGDVRDKYVKQVATAVGDGAIAGVGAEKYIAESEVFENEIMQSEKIGLIYLWAPTDETSRNYMKVIEEVEKELKESIKVQKIDVYKNSGLASRLGTTEVSTLVYTKDGKVVKIDKEISKEHIKDIISSL; from the coding sequence ATGGAAAAGAAACATGAATACTATGATGCAGTTATAATAGGAGGAGGAGCTTCAGGGTTAACATCTGCAATATACTGTGGAAGAGCAAAACTTAAAACTCTACTAATAGAAAAATCACTAGTAGGTGGACTTGCTACTTATACAAATGAAATAGCAAATTATCCAGGATTCCCAGGAGGAATAACAGGGACAGAACTTATGAACTTATTCCACAAGCAGGCAAAGGAATTTGGAGTGAATTTTAAACTTACTGATGTAAAGAAAGTTCAGCTTGAAGGAAAGGACAAACTAGTTGAAACCTTTAGAGTAGTGTATCATGCAAAATCAGTTATAATTTCTACTGGTGGGAAGCCAAGACTTACACAGGCTAAAAATGAGGAAAACTTCCTATATGATAGGGGAATCTCCTTCTGTGCAACCTGTGATGCAGCCTATAACACAGATAAGACGGTTATGGTTATAGGAAGTGGAGATGCAGCTATAGAGGAAGGGATATTCCTTACAAAGTTTGCAAGTAAGGTTATAGTCTCTGTAGTTCACGATGAAGGGATAATGGATGCAAATAAAATTGCACAGGAGCAGGCTCTGAAGAATCCAAGAATGGAATTTAAGTGGAATACTACTGTAGATTCATTTGAGGGTGAGGAAAGGTTAAATGCAGTAGTTCTAAAGAATGTTAAAACTGGGGAGATTGATAAGGTAGAGGTTGATGGATGTTTCCTATTTATAGGATATGTTCCTAACACAGAAATATTTGAGGGACAAATTAATCTTAGTCCTCAAGGTAATATAATAACAAATGAAAAGATGGAAACCAATCTTGAAGGTGTTTTTGCTATTGGAGATGTTAGAGATAAGTACGTGAAGCAAGTTGCTACAGCGGTAGGTGATGGTGCTATTGCTGGAGTAGGCGCAGAGAAATACATCGCTGAATCAGAAGTATTCGAAAATGAAATAATGCAAAGTGAAAAGATAGGGCTTATATATTTATGGGCACCTACTGATGAAACTAGCAGAAATTATATGAAGGTTATAGAAGAGGTTGAAAAGGAATTAAAGGAAAGTATAAAAGTTCAAAAAATAGATGTATATAAAAACTCAGGTCTTGCATCAAGACTTGGCACTACAGAGGTATCAACACTTGTTTATACTAAGGATGGTAAAGTAGTGAAAATTGATAAAGAAATTTCTAAAGAACATATAAAGGATATAATATCTTCACTTTAA
- a CDS encoding DUF5661 family protein — translation MYFTPFSSLNEIYRSYKDEFTSEEAADIAKALRLDFNKELFDLKQFNIGLNVELEHGSKFSETNITNDDPILTGKITLSHLREFPDYYVRLVKLEEEAEEYWSRLRNPDNETREFTLSELSQYDGTAGKPTYVAVNGIVYDVTNNPNWSSGVHFGVSAGKDLTSEFQNCHGSSSILENLPKVGVLKK, via the coding sequence ATGTACTTTACCCCATTTAGTAGTTTAAATGAAATTTATAGATCTTATAAAGATGAGTTTACATCTGAGGAAGCAGCTGATATTGCAAAGGCACTTAGACTTGATTTTAATAAGGAACTCTTTGATTTAAAACAATTTAATATAGGATTAAATGTTGAACTAGAACATGGATCAAAGTTTTCTGAAACAAATATAACTAATGATGATCCAATTCTAACAGGGAAAATAACTTTATCACATCTTAGAGAGTTTCCTGATTACTATGTAAGACTTGTTAAGCTTGAAGAGGAAGCTGAGGAATACTGGTCTAGATTAAGGAATCCTGATAATGAGACTAGGGAATTTACTTTAAGTGAACTATCTCAGTATGATGGCACCGCGGGAAAACCTACCTATGTAGCAGTTAATGGAATTGTATATGATGTAACCAACAATCCAAATTGGAGTTCAGGAGTACACTTCGGAGTATCAGCTGGTAAAGATTTAACCTCTGAGTTTCAAAATTGCCACGGATCATCAAGTATTCTAGAAAATCTACCTAAGGTAGGAGTACTTAAAAAGTAA
- a CDS encoding LysM peptidoglycan-binding domain-containing protein has product MDIYVVNKGDTLWKIANRYNVNMDLIAKVNGLQSPNQLAIGQALLIPKLNGYHRVQPGDTLWSIAHKHGVTVESIVSANEITNPNIIYPGMLLIIPTSKPIIDVYAYSYEDDKLGAKSVNEVGKSLTYFSPKAYVVTKSGTLDETPDEMQLAAAKLNNVIPTLSIMNFKPGDIGSQTAHAILSSKDLQEKLLRNVINVMDEKGYKGLNINFENVLPSDREAYIGFVQLAVNRLHPRGYIVSTALAPKTSGTQPGLLYEAHDYPALGNIVDFVVLMTYEWGYRLGPPQAISPIKEIEKVVKYALSVMPANKIHLGFEIYARDWLIPHVKGNVAETFSPQEALNRAMKYGATIQYDTNAQAPFYRYVDENGQGHEVWFEDARSAKAKFDLVKKYNLRGITYWALGFPYPENWSLLNDTFTIKKFK; this is encoded by the coding sequence ATCAACTAGCAATTGGTCAAGCCTTACTTATTCCAAAACTTAATGGATACCATAGGGTTCAGCCTGGAGATACATTATGGTCAATAGCACATAAGCATGGAGTAACAGTTGAGTCAATTGTATCCGCAAATGAAATTACAAACCCAAATATTATTTATCCTGGAATGCTACTAATCATTCCTACATCTAAACCAATAATTGATGTGTATGCTTATAGCTATGAAGATGATAAATTAGGTGCTAAGTCTGTTAATGAGGTAGGAAAATCACTTACTTACTTTAGCCCTAAAGCCTATGTAGTTACAAAAAGTGGTACACTTGATGAAACTCCAGACGAGATGCAACTTGCCGCTGCAAAGCTTAACAATGTTATTCCTACTCTATCTATTATGAATTTCAAACCCGGGGACATTGGATCTCAAACAGCTCATGCTATCTTATCTAGTAAAGACCTACAAGAAAAGCTATTAAGAAATGTTATTAATGTTATGGATGAAAAAGGTTATAAAGGACTAAACATAAATTTCGAAAATGTGCTTCCATCTGATCGTGAAGCTTATATTGGCTTTGTTCAGCTTGCTGTTAATCGCCTTCATCCAAGGGGATATATTGTATCTACTGCACTTGCCCCAAAGACAAGTGGCACTCAACCTGGGCTTTTATATGAAGCACATGACTATCCCGCACTTGGTAATATCGTTGATTTCGTGGTTTTAATGACATATGAATGGGGGTACCGTCTAGGACCGCCTCAAGCAATCTCACCTATAAAAGAAATAGAGAAAGTAGTTAAGTATGCCCTGTCAGTTATGCCTGCTAATAAAATACATTTAGGCTTCGAAATATATGCAAGGGATTGGCTTATTCCTCACGTTAAGGGTAATGTAGCAGAAACATTTAGCCCTCAGGAAGCACTAAATCGAGCAATGAAATATGGTGCTACAATTCAATATGATACAAATGCACAGGCACCATTTTATCGATATGTAGATGAAAACGGACAGGGACATGAGGTTTGGTTTGAAGATGCAAGAAGTGCTAAGGCCAAATTTGACTTAGTTAAAAAATATAATCTTCGTGGTATCACTTACTGGGCACTTGGTTTCCCTTATCCTGAAAACTGGTCACTATTAAATGATACCTTTACTATTAAAAAATTCAAATAG